From one Stieleria sp. JC731 genomic stretch:
- a CDS encoding alpha/beta hydrolase — protein sequence MIVAFRRRLLDRFVLRPSQNELDFGTKQRRFYESDGQRDEYFVGDLQPDQTPDLLVVKFPGTAGRAERATDWPGSILSGVHVRHCTWNAPGYGRSSGRPSLANLAKRATPFFLHLLEQIDLTKTKVWLTGNSLGCTTATYLAGEFGDRVSGLVLRNPPPLIDTVKRVADRYPFGKLAHAIAESLPNELNLLHTAPKVGVASVMLQSELDELVPVTQQDSVFDRLPEPKRRVLMQGIGHGGLINDDHQADIAAAIEWLWSQSRKD from the coding sequence ATGATCGTCGCGTTTCGACGTCGCCTACTGGATCGATTCGTTTTGCGGCCCTCGCAAAACGAGTTGGATTTTGGGACCAAACAGCGTCGGTTCTATGAATCGGATGGTCAGCGAGACGAATACTTCGTTGGCGATCTGCAGCCTGATCAGACACCGGATCTGTTGGTTGTCAAATTTCCCGGAACGGCTGGGCGAGCCGAGCGAGCGACGGATTGGCCGGGAAGCATTCTTAGCGGAGTGCATGTTCGGCACTGTACCTGGAACGCTCCAGGCTATGGGCGATCGAGCGGTCGCCCTTCACTTGCCAATCTTGCAAAACGTGCAACACCATTCTTTCTGCATCTTCTCGAACAGATCGATCTGACAAAAACGAAGGTCTGGCTTACCGGGAACTCGCTCGGTTGCACGACCGCGACGTACTTGGCGGGTGAGTTCGGTGATCGAGTCTCAGGTTTGGTACTGCGAAATCCTCCACCGCTGATCGACACGGTGAAGAGGGTTGCTGATCGGTATCCGTTTGGGAAGTTGGCGCACGCTATCGCAGAAAGTTTACCCAACGAACTGAATTTACTGCACACCGCACCGAAGGTTGGCGTCGCATCGGTGATGTTGCAGAGTGAACTGGATGAATTGGTACCGGTAACTCAGCAAGACAGCGTGTTTGATCGCTTGCCCGAACCGAAACGTCGAGTTTTGATGCAGGGGATCGGGCATGGCGGGCTGATCAACGATGACCACCAAGCCGACATTGCTGCCGCGATCGAATGGCTATGGTCTCAGTCGCGAAAGGATTGA